In Astatotilapia calliptera chromosome 16, fAstCal1.2, whole genome shotgun sequence, one genomic interval encodes:
- the fam124a gene encoding protein FAM124A isoform X1, with product MLRVRASEMEKVLTEDDCVDSGAETGGSDYSPLSSTSIGGDLSMGELQDPFLVSIHLIADPGEGKFLQHAADAVLAWVHPELQLFRVSERASVSQRPRAKRHQNGSPASACQPALAVILFLQEAYGGDEHILMLHRALQRPPWHYHHTEKVSNGRRMLPLTPCSQDFFTLSPGTPLWAVRQVHYGKEIVRFTVYCRHENYVDMVRLYKLLLQRRVAQKKDDFCFFVVYSNPDMEIQLSFKRLPRGHSPLVLDSAVMEVRVRDVGVLVPLLPHPCSPISEVRWQTEDYDGNKILLQVQGAYCKHRHDPCYRSCTVTESASAPSTFTRSATSHRNRRYHQRMPPRSKVHPTSHYSMPLACEEPDEQEQWPDQQHPDSWRSHWTGNRSGSLFSLPNMGSASSRSACSSPGPCPSPNYRSHSLHRSSSLIPPFRLNVDALIGAEETDVDTGNKVNPGSSVDLTVVSAYVKSSLPQTPRPLSAPPEDIGPHLSPITQEGTYKSAALGRTPNSFSIKSSRSALQLSCSQSTSANTLSSASVNESDSCSIISVPVEEKDTTEEEEQEFYI from the exons TTGGAGGTGACTTATCCATGGGTGAGCTCCAGGATCCCTTCCTTGTCAGCATCCACCTCATTGCTGACCCCGGCGAGGGCAAGTTCCTGCAGCATGCTGCCGACGCCGTGCTGGCGTGGGTTCACCCTGAACTGCAGCTCTTCAGGGTCTCAGAGCGAGCCTCCGTCTCTCAGCGACCTCGGGCAAAGCGGCATCAAAATGGAAGCCCAGCTTCAGCCTGCCAGCCAGCCCTGGCGGTCATCCTGTTCCTCCAGGAGGCCTACGGCGGTGATGAGCACATACTGATGCTGCATCGCGCTCTGCAGCGGCCGCCCTGGCACTACCACCATACTGAAAAAGTCAGCAATGGCCGGCGGATGCTACCGTTGACCCCATGCAGTCAGGACTTTTTCACTCTGTCTCCTGGCACGCCGCTCTGGGCCGTGCGGCAGGTCCATTATGGGAAGGAAATCGTGCGTTTCACAGTCTATTGCCGCCATGAAAACTATGTTGATATGGTGCGGCTGTACAAGCTGCTGCTTCAGCGGAGGGTTGCACAAAAGAAGGATGACTTTTGCTTCTTTGTGGTGTACTCCAACCCTGATATGGAGATCCAGCTGTCCTTTAAGAGACTCCCACGAGGCCACAGTCCCCTGGTGTTGGACTCGGCAGTAATGGAGGTGAGGGTCCGGGACGTCGGAGTGCTGGTGCCCCTGCTGCCACACCCTTGCAGCCCAATCAGTGAGGTGCGCTGGCAAACGGAGGACTACGATGGAAATAAGATCCTACTGCAG GTCCAGGGTGCATActgcaaacacagacatgatCCCTGCTACAGATCATGCACCGTCACTGAATCTGCCTCTGCTCCGTCCACCTTCACCCGCAGCGCCACCTCTCACAGGAACCGCCGTTACCATCAACGGATGCCACCTCGTTCCAAAGTCCACCCGACCTCCCACTACTCCATGCCTCTGGCATGTGAGGAGCCAGATGAGCAGGAGCAGTGGCCAGACCAACAACATCCTGACAGCTGGAGGTCCCATTGGACGGGCAATCGGTCCGGATCCCTCTTCTCTCTACCCAACATGGGCTCAGCCAGCTCCCGCTCTGCCTGTTCCTCTCCGGGTCCTTGTCCCAGCCCCAATTACAGGAGCCACTCCCTTCACCGGAGTTCTTCGCTCATCCCGCCCTTCCGCCTCAATGTGGACGCTCTGATCGGGGCAGAGGAGACGGATGTAGACACGGGAAACAAGGTAAATCCAGGTAGCAGTGTGGACCTCACAGTTGTGTCTGCGTACGTCAAATCGAGCCTCCCACAGACTCCTCGGCCATTATCGGCCCCACCAGAAGACATCGGACCCCACCTCTCTCCCATCACCCAAGAGGGCACCTACAAATCGGCCGCTCTGGGCCGGACTCCAAACAGCTTCTCCATCAAAAGCTCTCGGTCTGCCTTGCAGTTGTCATGTTCCCAAAGCACCAGTGCAAACACACTGTCCTCAGCTTCAGTGAACGAGTCAGACAGCTGCAGCATAATTAGTGTGCCAGTTGAAGAGAAAGACACGACAGAAGAGGAAGAACAAGAATTCTACATCTGA
- the fam124a gene encoding protein FAM124A isoform X2, whose product MLRVRASEMEKVLTEDDCVDSGAETGGSDYSPLSSTSSDLSMGELQDPFLVSIHLIADPGEGKFLQHAADAVLAWVHPELQLFRVSERASVSQRPRAKRHQNGSPASACQPALAVILFLQEAYGGDEHILMLHRALQRPPWHYHHTEKVSNGRRMLPLTPCSQDFFTLSPGTPLWAVRQVHYGKEIVRFTVYCRHENYVDMVRLYKLLLQRRVAQKKDDFCFFVVYSNPDMEIQLSFKRLPRGHSPLVLDSAVMEVRVRDVGVLVPLLPHPCSPISEVRWQTEDYDGNKILLQVQGAYCKHRHDPCYRSCTVTESASAPSTFTRSATSHRNRRYHQRMPPRSKVHPTSHYSMPLACEEPDEQEQWPDQQHPDSWRSHWTGNRSGSLFSLPNMGSASSRSACSSPGPCPSPNYRSHSLHRSSSLIPPFRLNVDALIGAEETDVDTGNKVNPGSSVDLTVVSAYVKSSLPQTPRPLSAPPEDIGPHLSPITQEGTYKSAALGRTPNSFSIKSSRSALQLSCSQSTSANTLSSASVNESDSCSIISVPVEEKDTTEEEEQEFYI is encoded by the exons GTGACTTATCCATGGGTGAGCTCCAGGATCCCTTCCTTGTCAGCATCCACCTCATTGCTGACCCCGGCGAGGGCAAGTTCCTGCAGCATGCTGCCGACGCCGTGCTGGCGTGGGTTCACCCTGAACTGCAGCTCTTCAGGGTCTCAGAGCGAGCCTCCGTCTCTCAGCGACCTCGGGCAAAGCGGCATCAAAATGGAAGCCCAGCTTCAGCCTGCCAGCCAGCCCTGGCGGTCATCCTGTTCCTCCAGGAGGCCTACGGCGGTGATGAGCACATACTGATGCTGCATCGCGCTCTGCAGCGGCCGCCCTGGCACTACCACCATACTGAAAAAGTCAGCAATGGCCGGCGGATGCTACCGTTGACCCCATGCAGTCAGGACTTTTTCACTCTGTCTCCTGGCACGCCGCTCTGGGCCGTGCGGCAGGTCCATTATGGGAAGGAAATCGTGCGTTTCACAGTCTATTGCCGCCATGAAAACTATGTTGATATGGTGCGGCTGTACAAGCTGCTGCTTCAGCGGAGGGTTGCACAAAAGAAGGATGACTTTTGCTTCTTTGTGGTGTACTCCAACCCTGATATGGAGATCCAGCTGTCCTTTAAGAGACTCCCACGAGGCCACAGTCCCCTGGTGTTGGACTCGGCAGTAATGGAGGTGAGGGTCCGGGACGTCGGAGTGCTGGTGCCCCTGCTGCCACACCCTTGCAGCCCAATCAGTGAGGTGCGCTGGCAAACGGAGGACTACGATGGAAATAAGATCCTACTGCAG GTCCAGGGTGCATActgcaaacacagacatgatCCCTGCTACAGATCATGCACCGTCACTGAATCTGCCTCTGCTCCGTCCACCTTCACCCGCAGCGCCACCTCTCACAGGAACCGCCGTTACCATCAACGGATGCCACCTCGTTCCAAAGTCCACCCGACCTCCCACTACTCCATGCCTCTGGCATGTGAGGAGCCAGATGAGCAGGAGCAGTGGCCAGACCAACAACATCCTGACAGCTGGAGGTCCCATTGGACGGGCAATCGGTCCGGATCCCTCTTCTCTCTACCCAACATGGGCTCAGCCAGCTCCCGCTCTGCCTGTTCCTCTCCGGGTCCTTGTCCCAGCCCCAATTACAGGAGCCACTCCCTTCACCGGAGTTCTTCGCTCATCCCGCCCTTCCGCCTCAATGTGGACGCTCTGATCGGGGCAGAGGAGACGGATGTAGACACGGGAAACAAGGTAAATCCAGGTAGCAGTGTGGACCTCACAGTTGTGTCTGCGTACGTCAAATCGAGCCTCCCACAGACTCCTCGGCCATTATCGGCCCCACCAGAAGACATCGGACCCCACCTCTCTCCCATCACCCAAGAGGGCACCTACAAATCGGCCGCTCTGGGCCGGACTCCAAACAGCTTCTCCATCAAAAGCTCTCGGTCTGCCTTGCAGTTGTCATGTTCCCAAAGCACCAGTGCAAACACACTGTCCTCAGCTTCAGTGAACGAGTCAGACAGCTGCAGCATAATTAGTGTGCCAGTTGAAGAGAAAGACACGACAGAAGAGGAAGAACAAGAATTCTACATCTGA